A window of Castanea sativa cultivar Marrone di Chiusa Pesio chromosome 1, ASM4071231v1 contains these coding sequences:
- the LOC142622891 gene encoding uncharacterized protein LOC142622891, with amino-acid sequence MWSFASNCIAGNIGPKNDSINQTQAASECSDDEAFSIASREEGLECPICWESFNIVENVPYVLWCGHTLCKNCILGLQWAVVKFPTLPIQLPLFISCPWCNLLSFRLVYRGNLKFPRKNYFLLWMVESMHGDRVKSHSSFARDQQSHWPTNGNLPIGGQVSNGNLRRGQYIRHPEPSGSHHDHGRLSNYLSVETLHSSLRKSLIFFVHLTAKFPLVVIFLLIVLYAIPASAAILALYILVTVLFALPSFLVLYFAYPSLDWLVREIIT; translated from the coding sequence ATGTGGAGTTTTGCATCCAATTGCATAGCTGGAAATATTGGACCGAAAAATGACTCTATTAACCAAACCCAAGCTGCTTCTGAATGCTCTGATGATGAGGCTTTTTCTATTGCTAGCAGAGAGGAAGGACTAGAGTGCCCAATATGCTGGGAATCCTTTAACATCGTTGAAAATGTACCATATGTCTTATGGTGTGGCCATACCCTTTGTAAAAATTGCATTCTGGGACTGCAATGGGCTGTTGTGAAATTTCCCACTCTACCAATTCAGCTTCCACTCTTTATCTCCTGCCCATGGTGCAATCTTTTATCCTTCCGTCTGGTTTACAGGGGAAATCTCAAGTTTCCTCGCAAGAATTACTTTCTTCTCTGGATGGTTGAGAGCATGCATGGTGACAGAGTGAAGTCTCATTCTTCCTTCGCTAGGGATCAACAATCACACTGGCCTACAAATGGAAATTTGCCAATTGGAGGTCAAGTAAGCAATGGTAACCTCAGGAGGGGACAATATATTCGTCATCCTGAGCCATCAGGATCCCACCATGACCATGGTCGTCTCAGTAATTATCTCAGTGTGGAGACATTACACTCTTCCCTTCGGAAGTCGCTGATTTTCTTTGTTCATTTGACAGCTAAATTCCCATTGGTTGTTATATTTCTTCTGATCGTCCTCTATGCAATACCTGCTAGTGCAGCCATCTTGGCTTTGTACATACTTGTCACAGTTCTGTTTGCTCTCCCGTCATTTCTCGTTCTGTACTTTGCATATCCTAGTCTGGATTGGCTTGTGAGAGAAATCATCACTTGA